Proteins encoded by one window of Blautia argi:
- a CDS encoding N-acetylglucosaminidase, giving the protein MRKGKLLAWGLAFCLGVSGVWYFSDSALAAEPQTDKLQNEYVSGQDHITSMDDEGNITDADSSAKLIENPAGPKKTRSGEPQVVNFRTKNNEITEFIEQETANPGYTNGAYGADAVYLGSANGKYKFMLSGVVGWVKEDEVQVVNLSQVKAVSCYEVKDGKLLHHIVQDMTTPGYATSLNNGPAPSYLEPGTVYYSYDGHYFYTHYGVMVQDYRADQRTNSVNPQEAYYNYFQYLPMRSKSAYTAEELNKALDTIVKPDSKMKSIGEALVKNQNTYGVQGLLMAGIAANESNWGKSSISQKKNNLFGLNATDAAPGENASQYSSVEACIKDFAKGWISEGYLYPEDYRYHGGFLGNKASGLNVKYASDPYWGEKAANIVWRLDSAMGEKDANAHTLAVKEMIPGKHLSVNVRKERNASSTRLYKTGKAANYVVLLREEEPQEGFYEIQSDAVLDKGRNTVVKKNGAYHFDAMYAYMSADYLTVVSTKQTGEEQQEQPPQKPETEGENIPAEKTLDSIKIVNPPVKTVYTEGEAFEAEGIKVMAKWSDGTENDISTEIMYSQKPLQLSDTELRIQYTYGVVTKETIQKITVSPKEEIKPAALFVTPDTVELKPGESQQFQAEIKNQEMSELLWEVLGKQSAQTVVDSNGKLTLGQDETADKLLVRVSLKADASITADAMITLMKSPELEGSGEDSRVENSEVPQQEQTETGEETPEAPRSEESKEPYVKGQKIEGQKAEKQSVQKDSEKVNGRSVKTGDNLQTGFWILLLSVSGLIGAGAYQSRKKK; this is encoded by the coding sequence ATGAGAAAGGGAAAATTGCTGGCCTGGGGGCTGGCATTTTGTCTGGGTGTTTCGGGAGTCTGGTATTTTTCGGATTCTGCTCTGGCAGCAGAGCCTCAGACAGATAAATTACAAAATGAGTATGTATCAGGGCAAGACCATATTACTTCTATGGACGATGAGGGAAATATCACAGATGCGGACAGTTCGGCAAAGTTGATTGAAAATCCTGCAGGACCCAAGAAAACCAGGAGCGGAGAACCTCAGGTAGTGAATTTTCGGACAAAAAATAATGAAATTACAGAGTTTATTGAGCAGGAAACTGCAAATCCCGGTTATACCAATGGGGCTTATGGCGCCGATGCGGTGTATCTGGGGTCTGCCAATGGCAAATATAAATTTATGCTTTCCGGCGTAGTGGGCTGGGTAAAAGAAGACGAGGTGCAGGTGGTAAATCTGTCCCAGGTAAAGGCAGTCAGTTGTTATGAGGTAAAGGACGGAAAATTATTGCATCATATTGTGCAGGATATGACAACTCCGGGATATGCCACAAGCCTGAATAATGGTCCGGCGCCATCATATTTAGAACCCGGTACAGTATATTACAGCTATGATGGACATTATTTTTATACACATTATGGTGTTATGGTACAGGATTACCGTGCAGACCAGCGCACAAATTCTGTAAATCCACAGGAAGCTTATTACAATTACTTCCAATATCTGCCTATGCGAAGCAAATCTGCGTATACGGCAGAAGAACTGAATAAAGCACTGGATACCATTGTGAAACCGGATTCCAAGATGAAAAGTATCGGAGAAGCTCTTGTGAAAAATCAGAATACATATGGAGTGCAGGGGCTTCTTATGGCAGGAATTGCAGCCAATGAAAGTAACTGGGGGAAAAGTAGTATCAGTCAGAAAAAAAACAACTTATTTGGTTTGAATGCCACCGATGCAGCGCCGGGAGAAAATGCCAGCCAATATAGCAGTGTGGAGGCATGCATCAAGGACTTTGCAAAGGGCTGGATTTCCGAAGGGTATCTTTATCCGGAGGATTATCGGTATCATGGAGGATTTTTAGGAAATAAAGCCAGTGGTTTGAATGTGAAATATGCCTCTGACCCTTATTGGGGAGAAAAGGCGGCAAATATTGTGTGGCGTCTGGATAGTGCTATGGGAGAAAAAGATGCAAATGCCCATACACTGGCTGTAAAGGAAATGATTCCGGGAAAGCACTTATCTGTAAACGTTCGAAAAGAACGAAACGCCTCCTCAACACGCCTTTACAAGACAGGAAAGGCGGCAAACTATGTGGTTTTGCTGCGAGAGGAGGAGCCTCAAGAGGGATTTTATGAAATCCAGAGTGATGCAGTGTTAGATAAGGGCAGAAATACAGTAGTAAAGAAAAATGGAGCCTATCATTTTGATGCCATGTATGCATATATGTCTGCCGATTATCTGACAGTGGTCAGTACGAAACAGACGGGGGAAGAGCAGCAGGAGCAACCGCCTCAGAAGCCGGAAACCGAGGGGGAAAATATACCCGCAGAGAAAACTCTGGACTCCATAAAAATTGTAAATCCACCTGTGAAAACTGTTTATACAGAGGGAGAAGCTTTTGAAGCAGAGGGAATAAAGGTCATGGCAAAATGGAGCGATGGCACAGAAAATGACATAAGTACAGAAATCATGTATTCGCAAAAGCCTTTACAGCTTTCAGATACAGAATTGCGGATTCAATATACTTATGGAGTTGTAACAAAGGAAACAATACAGAAAATAACAGTTTCCCCAAAAGAAGAAATAAAGCCGGCAGCACTTTTTGTAACGCCGGATACCGTGGAATTAAAACCGGGAGAAAGTCAGCAGTTTCAGGCGGAGATAAAGAATCAGGAAATGTCTGAATTATTGTGGGAGGTTTTGGGAAAACAGAGTGCGCAGACAGTGGTTGACAGCAATGGAAAACTGACTTTGGGGCAGGACGAAACAGCAGATAAATTGCTGGTAAGAGTTTCGTTAAAAGCAGATGCCAGCATAACGGCAGACGCTATGATTACTCTTATGAAAAGCCCGGAACTGGAAGGAAGCGGAGAAGACAGCCGGGTAGAGAATTCGGAGGTGCCGCAACAGGAACAAACCGAAACGGGAGAAGAAACGCCGGAAGCGCCCCGGTCAGAGGAATCAAAGGAGCCTTATGTGAAAGGACAGAAAATAGAAGGGCAAAAAGCGGAGAAACAATCTGTACAGAAAGATTCTGAAAAGGTGAACGGGAGAAGTGTAAAAACAGGAGATAATTTGCAGACAGGCTTCTGGATTTTACTTTTAAGCGTATCCGGTCTGATTGGCGCAGGTGCATATCAGAGCAGAAAGAAAAAATAG
- a CDS encoding uracil-xanthine permease family protein, producing MSQTKASIFESDGIPAFSKALPLALQHVVAMIVGCVTPAILISDVAGLDERNKVILVQAALFVSAISTLLQLFPIFKGKNFQLGSRLPVIMGISFAYVPSMQAIAESYDVGTILGAQVIGGLVAIFVGFTIRKIRVFFPPIVTGTVVFTIGLSLYPTAVKYMAGGASSPDYGSWKNWLVAFFTLAVVIGLNHFAKGTLKLASILVGIIAGYILAACFGLVNFSDVSSAGFFQLPKPLHFGLNFEPSACIAIGVLFGINSIQAIGDFSATTVGSMNREPETKELQGGIVMYGISNITGALFGGLPTATFSQNVGIVTTTKVINRCVLGLAAVILMIAGFVPKFSALLTTIPQCVLGGATISVFASIAMTGIKLIMRQEMNFRNSSIVGLSVALGMGITQAADSLATFPAWVTTIFGKSPVVIATLTAILLNLILPKDEKAS from the coding sequence ATGTCACAGACAAAAGCATCTATTTTTGAATCTGACGGCATACCTGCATTTTCCAAGGCCCTGCCTCTGGCTCTGCAGCATGTGGTTGCCATGATTGTAGGTTGTGTCACTCCGGCAATTCTCATCTCTGATGTTGCCGGTCTGGACGAGAGAAATAAAGTGATTCTTGTCCAGGCAGCATTATTTGTATCAGCCATCAGTACCCTGCTTCAACTCTTTCCTATTTTCAAGGGGAAGAACTTTCAGTTAGGTTCCCGGCTTCCTGTTATTATGGGTATCAGCTTTGCCTATGTTCCCAGTATGCAGGCCATTGCGGAATCCTATGACGTGGGAACCATTCTGGGCGCCCAGGTGATAGGCGGACTTGTGGCTATTTTCGTAGGCTTTACGATTCGCAAAATCCGGGTATTTTTCCCACCTATTGTCACAGGAACTGTAGTATTTACCATTGGTTTATCCCTATACCCCACAGCCGTAAAATATATGGCAGGCGGCGCTTCCAGCCCGGACTACGGTTCCTGGAAAAACTGGCTGGTTGCCTTTTTCACTCTGGCTGTGGTAATTGGCTTAAACCATTTTGCCAAAGGTACTTTAAAGCTTGCGTCTATTTTAGTGGGTATTATCGCCGGCTATATTCTGGCAGCCTGCTTTGGACTGGTAAATTTCTCGGACGTTTCTTCCGCAGGATTTTTCCAGCTTCCCAAACCACTTCACTTTGGCCTGAATTTCGAGCCTTCTGCCTGCATTGCCATTGGCGTGCTTTTCGGAATCAACTCCATTCAGGCAATTGGCGACTTTTCTGCCACAACGGTGGGCAGTATGAACCGGGAACCTGAAACAAAAGAACTTCAGGGTGGTATTGTAATGTATGGTATCAGCAACATTACCGGCGCTCTTTTTGGCGGTCTTCCAACCGCTACCTTTAGTCAGAATGTGGGAATTGTTACAACTACAAAGGTAATTAACCGCTGTGTTCTGGGACTTGCTGCCGTAATTCTTATGATTGCCGGATTTGTTCCGAAATTTTCAGCCCTTTTAACCACAATTCCGCAGTGCGTTCTGGGAGGTGCAACGATTTCTGTCTTTGCCTCCATTGCCATGACCGGAATCAAGCTGATTATGCGCCAGGAAATGAATTTCCGCAATTCTTCTATCGTAGGACTTTCCGTAGCTCTGGGTATGGGCATTACACAGGCTGCTGATTCTCTTGCAACTTTCCCTGCATGGGTGACAACCATTTTCGGAAAATCTCCGGTTGTAATTGCAACTTTGACAGCAATCCTGCTGAATCTTATTCTTCCAAAGGATGAAAAAGCGTCTTAA
- a CDS encoding ribonucleoside-diphosphate reductase subunit alpha, translated as MDRVDWRTWFSDNTRLETVLENIEREFPQKEYALERLLERFASLAGDGMTENQKLELLIRAAVELTEEIAPKWEFIGARLLLFQFHEELEREMRHRKIKNFYEKLQYLTKEKLYGSYILESYTREQVLQAEAMLKPERDKLFNFSGLKLLLERYVIRSRGHVPLETPQEMYLGIALHLAMKEKQAQAKGSSRMEWVQRFYDMLSRQEVTMATPTLSNARKPYHQLSSCFIDAVPDSLEGIYRSLDNFAQVSKFGGGMGLYFGKVRASGSSIRGFQGAAGGVIRWLRLVNDTAVAVDQLGMRQGAAAVYLDAWHRDLPEFLQIRTNNGDERMKAHDIFPAVCYPDLFWKKAREDMGQIWHLMCPHEIFQVKGWHLEDFYGEEWEHRYEACVRDSRIAKRSMSIRELVRLILKSAAETGTPFAFNRDLVNQANPNGHKGMIYCSNLCTEIAQNLSSMESVSREIQTREGDTVVVSVTRPGDFVVCNLASLSLGRIPVENDAYMENLVQTAVRALDNVIDLNFYPLPYAKITNEKYRGIGLGVSGYHHMLAKRGISWESEEHLRFVDEIFEKINYFAISASVNLAEEKGVYPYFEGSDWQNGAYFLKRGYTSEKWETLAKRAAEGGMRNGYLLAAAPTSSTSILAGTTAGLDPVMKKFFIEEKKGSMLPRVAPELSVDTYYYYKSAHEIDQRFSVRACGVRQRHIDQAQSMNLYITNQYTLRQLFHLYLEAWEQGVKTIYYVRSKSLEVKECESCAS; from the coding sequence ATGGACAGAGTAGATTGGAGAACATGGTTTTCGGACAATACAAGACTGGAAACTGTATTAGAGAATATAGAAAGAGAATTTCCACAAAAGGAGTATGCATTAGAGCGATTGTTGGAGCGCTTTGCAAGTTTGGCAGGCGACGGCATGACAGAGAATCAGAAGCTGGAACTTCTGATTCGGGCCGCTGTGGAGTTGACAGAGGAAATTGCACCGAAATGGGAATTTATTGGCGCACGGCTTTTGCTGTTCCAATTTCACGAAGAGCTGGAACGGGAAATGAGGCATAGAAAAATTAAGAATTTTTATGAAAAGCTTCAATATCTCACAAAAGAAAAACTATATGGTTCTTATATTCTGGAAAGCTATACCAGAGAACAGGTATTGCAGGCAGAGGCTATGCTGAAGCCGGAGCGGGATAAACTTTTTAATTTTTCAGGATTAAAGCTTTTGCTGGAAAGATATGTAATCCGCAGCAGAGGACATGTTCCGCTGGAAACACCTCAGGAAATGTATCTGGGCATTGCCCTTCATCTTGCCATGAAGGAAAAGCAGGCGCAGGCAAAGGGAAGCAGTCGCATGGAATGGGTACAGCGGTTTTACGACATGCTGAGCAGGCAGGAGGTTACTATGGCAACCCCTACACTTTCCAATGCCAGAAAGCCTTATCACCAGCTTTCCAGTTGCTTTATTGATGCAGTGCCGGACAGTTTGGAGGGTATTTACAGAAGTCTGGACAATTTTGCCCAGGTTAGCAAATTCGGTGGGGGCATGGGCCTGTATTTTGGAAAAGTAAGGGCAAGCGGCAGCAGTATCCGTGGATTTCAGGGAGCAGCAGGCGGTGTGATTCGCTGGCTGCGTTTGGTAAACGATACGGCAGTGGCAGTGGATCAGCTTGGTATGCGGCAGGGAGCTGCTGCTGTTTATCTGGATGCGTGGCACAGAGATTTACCGGAATTTTTACAGATACGAACCAATAACGGAGATGAGAGAATGAAGGCTCATGATATTTTTCCCGCGGTCTGCTATCCGGATTTATTCTGGAAAAAAGCCAGAGAGGATATGGGGCAGATCTGGCATCTCATGTGCCCTCATGAAATTTTTCAGGTTAAGGGCTGGCATCTGGAGGATTTTTATGGGGAAGAATGGGAACACAGGTATGAAGCGTGTGTACGGGACAGCAGAATTGCCAAAAGAAGCATGAGCATTCGCGAACTTGTACGCCTGATTCTGAAATCTGCGGCAGAAACAGGAACGCCCTTTGCCTTTAACCGGGATCTTGTGAATCAGGCAAATCCCAATGGCCATAAGGGGATGATTTACTGTTCCAATCTCTGTACAGAAATTGCGCAAAACCTGTCTTCCATGGAATCTGTATCCAGGGAAATCCAGACCAGAGAGGGAGATACCGTGGTGGTTTCTGTCACAAGACCGGGAGATTTTGTAGTCTGTAATCTGGCGAGCCTTTCTCTTGGCAGAATTCCGGTAGAAAATGACGCCTATATGGAGAATCTGGTTCAGACCGCTGTACGGGCGCTTGACAATGTGATTGATTTGAATTTTTATCCGCTACCCTATGCAAAGATTACAAATGAAAAGTACAGGGGAATTGGTCTGGGCGTCAGTGGCTATCATCATATGCTGGCAAAAAGAGGGATTTCCTGGGAAAGTGAGGAGCATCTACGCTTTGTAGATGAGATTTTTGAGAAAATAAATTATTTTGCCATTTCTGCGAGCGTCAATCTGGCGGAAGAAAAGGGGGTTTATCCGTATTTTGAGGGAAGTGACTGGCAGAATGGCGCTTACTTTTTAAAGCGGGGCTATACCTCAGAAAAGTGGGAAACACTGGCAAAAAGAGCAGCAGAAGGAGGCATGAGAAACGGCTATCTCCTGGCAGCAGCGCCAACCAGCAGCACCAGTATTCTGGCAGGAACCACTGCGGGTCTTGACCCGGTGATGAAGAAGTTCTTTATAGAAGAGAAAAAAGGAAGCATGCTCCCTCGGGTGGCGCCGGAATTGTCTGTGGATACGTATTATTACTACAAAAGCGCCCATGAAATAGACCAGCGCTTCAGTGTCCGCGCCTGCGGAGTGCGGCAAAGACATATTGACCAGGCACAGAGCATGAACCTTTACATTACAAATCAATATACTCTGCGACAGCTTTTTCATCTTTATCTGGAAGCATGGGAGCAGGGAGTGAAAACAATTTATTATGTGCGGAGTAAATCCTTGGAGGTAAAGGAATGTGAAAGCTGTGCGTCCTGA
- a CDS encoding ribonucleotide-diphosphate reductase subunit beta: MTKLKKKPLFNPNGDTEVQQRRMIGGNTTNLNDFNHMRYTWVSDWYRQAMNNFWIPEEINLSQDKKDYERLTLKERQAYDKILSFLVFLDSIQSANLPCISEYITANEINLCLSIQAFQECVHSQSYSYMLDSICSPEKRNEILYQWKSDEHLLQRNTFIGSLYNEFQEKQDSLTLLKVMTANYILEGIYFYSGFMVFYNLSRNGKMPGSAQEIRYINRDENTHLWLFRNMILELKKEEPQLFTEENIKLIEEMIKEGARQEIAWGHYVIGDGISGLSKDMITAYVKYLANLRATGIGLQPVYPGYEKEPESMRWVSRYSNANMVKTDFFEAKSTAYAKSTALIDDL, translated from the coding sequence ATGACAAAATTAAAGAAAAAACCATTGTTTAATCCAAACGGCGATACAGAAGTGCAGCAAAGGCGTATGATTGGAGGAAATACCACGAATCTGAATGATTTTAATCATATGCGTTATACCTGGGTCAGCGACTGGTACCGACAGGCAATGAATAATTTCTGGATACCGGAGGAAATCAATCTTTCTCAGGACAAAAAGGATTACGAGAGGCTGACTCTAAAAGAAAGACAGGCATATGATAAAATTTTAAGTTTTCTGGTGTTTCTGGATTCCATACAGTCCGCAAACCTGCCCTGCATCAGTGAATATATTACAGCAAACGAGATAAATCTCTGTCTTTCCATACAGGCATTTCAAGAATGTGTCCACAGTCAGAGCTACAGCTACATGCTGGATAGTATCTGCAGTCCGGAAAAGAGAAATGAAATTTTGTATCAGTGGAAGTCTGATGAACATCTGCTGCAGCGGAACACCTTTATCGGAAGTTTATACAATGAGTTTCAGGAAAAACAGGACTCCCTTACCCTTTTAAAGGTGATGACTGCAAATTATATTCTGGAAGGGATTTATTTTTACAGTGGATTTATGGTTTTTTATAACCTCAGCCGCAATGGAAAAATGCCGGGGTCTGCACAGGAAATCCGTTATATTAACCGGGACGAAAACACCCATTTGTGGCTGTTTCGGAACATGATTCTGGAACTGAAAAAAGAAGAACCACAGCTTTTTACAGAGGAAAATATAAAACTTATAGAAGAAATGATAAAAGAAGGCGCCAGGCAGGAGATTGCATGGGGGCATTATGTTATTGGCGATGGGATTTCAGGTCTTTCCAAGGACATGATAACCGCCTATGTGAAATATCTGGCAAATCTTCGCGCCACAGGAATCGGACTTCAGCCTGTTTATCCGGGGTATGAAAAAGAACCGGAAAGTATGCGCTGGGTCAGCCGTTATTCCAATGCCAATATGGTAAAGACAGATTTCTTTGAGGCGAAAAGTACCGCCTATGCAAAAAGCACGGCGCTGATAGACGATTTATAA
- a CDS encoding DUF362 domain-containing protein, giving the protein MRENEILAIYGTNYKEMTKQLLEEANLWGEIPHRECRIGIKPNLVAPTEPSQGATTHPEIVAGILEYLQEHGFGNLVMLEGSWVGDKTEDAARLCGYYDLAEKYQVEFLDLQKDDWEVFDCAGLDLKVCEEAIRLDFLINVPVMKGHCQTKITCALKNMKGLLPNVEKRRFHAMGLHKPIAHLSAGIRQDFVVVDNICGDWDFEDGGNPVVLNRIMAAADPVLCDAYVCHLMGYEVEQVPYITMADELGVGLSDWHLAEFRELNQPVQGEYHPKERKVVELADAVEEVESCSACYGYLLPALQKLKEEGLLERLEEKICIGQGYRGQAGELGIGNCTRGFRCSLEGCPPTEGAVYEFLKGYIMKNIL; this is encoded by the coding sequence ATGAGAGAAAACGAAATTCTGGCGATTTATGGAACAAATTACAAAGAAATGACAAAACAGCTTTTGGAAGAGGCCAATTTGTGGGGGGAGATTCCCCATAGGGAGTGTCGTATTGGAATCAAGCCCAATCTGGTAGCACCTACAGAACCGTCCCAGGGGGCAACTACTCACCCGGAAATCGTGGCAGGGATTCTGGAATACCTGCAGGAACACGGCTTTGGGAATCTTGTGATGTTGGAAGGTTCCTGGGTGGGAGATAAAACAGAAGATGCAGCTCGTCTTTGCGGATACTACGATTTAGCGGAAAAATATCAGGTGGAATTTCTGGATTTGCAAAAAGATGACTGGGAAGTCTTTGACTGTGCCGGGCTGGATCTGAAAGTCTGTGAGGAGGCGATAAGGCTGGATTTCCTTATTAATGTTCCGGTAATGAAGGGGCATTGCCAGACTAAAATCACCTGCGCCCTGAAAAATATGAAGGGACTTCTACCAAATGTAGAAAAGCGTCGTTTTCATGCCATGGGGCTGCATAAGCCCATCGCCCATTTAAGCGCAGGGATTCGTCAGGATTTTGTTGTGGTAGATAACATCTGCGGGGACTGGGACTTTGAAGATGGAGGAAATCCTGTGGTGTTGAATCGGATTATGGCGGCTGCAGACCCGGTTTTGTGTGATGCCTATGTGTGTCATCTCATGGGATATGAAGTAGAACAAGTGCCTTATATTACCATGGCCGATGAATTGGGCGTAGGACTTTCTGACTGGCATCTGGCAGAGTTTCGGGAATTGAACCAGCCTGTGCAGGGAGAGTATCACCCAAAAGAGCGAAAAGTGGTAGAACTGGCAGACGCGGTGGAGGAAGTAGAATCCTGCAGCGCCTGCTATGGATATTTGCTGCCTGCTCTGCAAAAACTGAAGGAGGAAGGGCTTCTTGAAAGGCTGGAGGAGAAAATCTGTATCGGACAGGGTTACAGAGGACAGGCCGGGGAACTGGGGATTGGAAATTGTACCAGAGGATTTCGGTGTTCGTTGGAGGGGTGTCCGCCTACGGAAGGGGCGGTGTATGAGTTTTTGAAGGGGTATATTATGAAAAACATTTTGTAA
- a CDS encoding DegT/DnrJ/EryC1/StrS family aminotransferase produces MKVLFSPPDITEEEIAEVIDTLKSGWITTGPKTKKFESIIAEYCHTKRAACLNSATASLEMSLRIMEIGPGDEVITTAYTYTASCSVICHVGAIPVLVDTIPGSYDMDPEQVREAVTERTKAIIAVDLAGIVYPYYKELFQIAEEKKALYHPANERQEALGRIAVLADAAHAFGASREGKMAGEIADFTGFSFHAVKNLTTAEGGAAVWRTIPGISDDEIYQQYMDLSLHGQNKDALAKTRLGNWEYDIVAPYYKCNMTDIMASLGLAQFRRYPQLLQRRKEIIEKYNEGLKDLDIEVLEHYGEHHTSSGHLYLTRLNGRNRQECNEVIAKMAEVEIATNVHYKPLPMMTAYKNLGFDIKDFPNAYHMFENEITLPLYTRLTDEQIEFVISTFRKIVKEL; encoded by the coding sequence ATGAAAGTATTGTTTTCCCCTCCGGATATCACGGAAGAAGAAATTGCAGAAGTTATAGATACTCTGAAAAGCGGCTGGATTACAACCGGTCCGAAGACGAAAAAGTTTGAAAGCATAATTGCAGAGTATTGTCACACAAAAAGAGCAGCCTGCTTAAATTCAGCGACCGCAAGCTTGGAGATGAGCCTTCGTATTATGGAAATCGGTCCCGGAGATGAAGTAATCACTACAGCTTATACCTACACAGCGTCCTGTAGTGTGATTTGCCATGTGGGAGCTATCCCTGTGCTTGTGGATACGATTCCTGGTTCCTATGATATGGATCCGGAACAGGTGCGCGAAGCGGTCACAGAGAGGACGAAGGCAATCATTGCTGTAGATTTGGCAGGTATTGTGTATCCGTATTATAAAGAACTGTTTCAGATAGCAGAAGAGAAGAAGGCTCTTTATCACCCGGCAAATGAAAGACAGGAGGCATTGGGAAGAATTGCAGTTCTGGCAGATGCTGCCCATGCCTTTGGCGCCTCCAGGGAAGGGAAAATGGCGGGAGAAATTGCAGATTTTACCGGATTTTCTTTTCATGCAGTGAAGAATCTGACTACTGCAGAAGGTGGTGCAGCAGTTTGGAGAACGATTCCCGGGATTTCTGATGACGAGATTTATCAGCAGTACATGGATTTATCTCTGCATGGGCAAAATAAAGATGCATTGGCAAAGACCAGACTGGGGAATTGGGAATACGATATTGTGGCGCCTTATTATAAGTGCAATATGACCGATATTATGGCTTCTTTGGGTTTGGCACAGTTTCGGCGTTATCCCCAGCTTTTACAGAGAAGAAAAGAAATTATTGAGAAGTATAATGAAGGCCTAAAAGACCTGGACATAGAGGTTCTGGAACATTATGGTGAACACCATACTTCCAGCGGACATTTGTATCTGACACGTTTAAATGGAAGAAATCGTCAGGAATGTAATGAGGTAATCGCAAAAATGGCAGAAGTAGAAATTGCCACAAACGTGCATTACAAACCGTTACCTATGATGACAGCCTATAAGAATCTGGGATTTGACATCAAAGATTTTCCAAATGCGTACCATATGTTTGAAAATGAAATTACACTGCCGCTGTACACGCGTCTGACAGATGAGCAGATAGAATTTGTCATTTCGACCTTCAGAAAAATTGTAAAGGAACTGTAA
- a CDS encoding sugar transferase, which yields MLKNWDSLPKKMQQEEVKKYYTELSKKRGALGAKRFLDVVLAACMTVLLSPVMLILAVCIKLDSKGPVFYRQERITQYGKTYRIFKFRTMVTDADKKGPLVTTGQDSRITKMGSKLRKCRLDELPQLFNVLTGDMSFVGTRPEVKKYVDCYTPEMMATLLLPAGITSRTSIVYKDEDEILDKYSRSTGKTTDEIYVEYILPEKMKYNLKYLKSFGVLEDFKVMIDTVLAVIK from the coding sequence ATGTTAAAAAATTGGGACAGTCTTCCGAAGAAAATGCAACAGGAAGAAGTAAAAAAATATTATACAGAACTTTCCAAAAAACGTGGGGCTCTTGGTGCCAAACGTTTTTTGGACGTGGTTCTGGCGGCTTGTATGACCGTTCTTTTGTCACCGGTAATGCTGATACTGGCAGTATGCATTAAACTGGATAGCAAAGGACCGGTTTTTTATCGTCAGGAGAGAATTACACAGTACGGGAAAACTTATCGGATTTTTAAATTCCGTACCATGGTAACAGATGCAGATAAAAAAGGTCCTTTGGTGACAACGGGACAGGATTCCAGAATCACAAAAATGGGAAGTAAACTGCGAAAGTGTCGTTTAGACGAGCTGCCGCAGCTGTTTAATGTACTGACCGGAGATATGAGCTTTGTAGGGACAAGACCGGAAGTAAAGAAATATGTGGATTGTTATACACCGGAAATGATGGCTACCTTGCTTCTTCCGGCAGGAATCACTTCCAGAACCAGTATTGTTTACAAAGACGAAGACGAAATTTTGGATAAATACAGCCGGAGTACAGGGAAGACTACAGATGAGATTTATGTGGAATATATTCTTCCGGAGAAAATGAAATACAATTTAAAGTATTTGAAATCTTTTGGCGTTTTGGAAGACTTTAAGGTTATGATAGATACGGTACTGGCAGTAATAAAATAG